A window of the Nyctibius grandis isolate bNycGra1 chromosome 9, bNycGra1.pri, whole genome shotgun sequence genome harbors these coding sequences:
- the CCNT2 gene encoding cyclin-T2 isoform X2, producing the protein MHRFYMHHSFTKFNRNIISPTALFLAAKVEEQPRKLEHVIKVAHACLHLQEPQLDPKSDAYLQQAQELVILETIMLQTLGFEITIEHPHTDVVKCTQLVRASKDLAQTSYFMATNSLHLTTFCLQYKPTVIACVCIHLACKWSNWEIPVSTDGKHWWEYVDPSVTLELLDELTHEFLQILEKTPSRLKRIRNWRANQAAKKPKGDGQIPENSLLGSSLVQNSILVDTVAGVAANTSFQKPSTSFPAPVPLTSGSISVPDSHAPENLAILATGMPSTSYSLASHQEWPQHQEQTRTEQIYSQKQETLPASQYNMNFQPGTSVQLHSGVHHRPDKLAEHSTVKQEYSHKSGNKHHGQVAAPVIIPQKMSLDKYREKRKLETLELDVREHYVATPGEQQHKKHLQPQMTSSSSVTSPIKMKIPIANAEKPEKHLPDKKEKGGSLKLRIPIPPTEKGASKEELKMKIKVSSSERHSSSDEGSGKSKHSSPHVSKEHKEKHKEHSLNRHHGVGHKHSHSHGGGSGGGSSKHSTDGVPPTVLRSPVGLSSDGNSSSSSSSRKKLHSNDASHNHHSKMSKSSKSSGSSSSSSSVKQYVSSHSSVFNLPLPPPPPVTYQVGYGHLSTLVKLDKKPVENGPDANHQYSTNSQHMDYKDTFDMLDSLLSAQGMNM; encoded by the exons ATGCACAGGTTTTATATGCATCATTCCTTCACAAAATTTAATCGAAAT ataaTATCTCCTACAGCATTGTTTTTGGCTGCAAAAGTGGAAGAACAGCCACGGAAACTTGAACATGTTATTAAAGTAGCACATGCCTGTCTTCATCTTCAAGAGCCACAACTGGATCCAAAGAGTGAT GCATACCTTCAGCAAGCCCAAGAGCTGGTTATACTTGAAACAATAATGCTTCAGACTTTAG GTTTTGAAATTACCATTGAACATCCGCACACAGATGTTGTGAAATGTACGCAATTAGTGAGAG caAGCAAGGATTTGGCACAGACATCCTATTTCATGGCTACCAACAG CCTTCACCTTACTACATTCTGTCTTCAGTACAAGCCTACAGTGATAGCGTGTGTGTGCATTCACTTGGCCTGCAAGTGGTCCAACTGGGAGATTCCAGTATCCACTGATGGGAAACACTGGTGGGAATATGTAGATCCTTCAGTTACTCTAGAATTACTTGATG AGCTAACTCATGAGTTTCTGCAGATACTGGAGAAAACACCTAGCAGGCTCAAGAGAATTAGAAATTGGCGG GCTAATCAGGCTGCTAAGAAACCTAAAGGTGATGGACAGATACCAGAGAACTCGCTTCTTGGTTCATCTTTGGTCCAGAATTCCATTTTGGTGGATACAGTCGCTGGTGTAGCTGCAAACACAAGTTTCCAAAAACCATCCACATCATTTCCTGCACCGGTACCTCTGACCTCAGGAAGTATTTCTGTTCCAGACAGTCATGCACCTGAAAATTTGGCAATACTAGCTACAGGAATGCCAAGTACCTCATACAGTTTGGCATCACACCAGGAATGGCCTCAGCATCAAGAACAAACAAGGACAGAACAAATATACTCTCAAAAACAGGAGACGTTACCTGCTAGTCAGTACAATATGAACTTCCAGCCAGGGACGTCCGTACAGTTGCACTCTGGAGTACATCACAGACCTGACAAACTGGCTGAGCATTCTACTGTCAAACAAGAATATTCTCATAAGTCAGGAAACAAACACCATGGACAAGTTGCTGCTCCTGTAATAATTCCTCAAAAAATGTCTTTGGATAAATACAGAGAGAAGCGCAAACTAGAAACCCTTGAACTGGATGTGAGAGAACACTACGTAGCAACCCCAGGCGAACAGCAGCATAAAAAACACCTGCAGCCACAGATGACCAGCAGTTCTTCTGTTACGTCTCcgattaaaatgaaaattcctATTGCAAACGCAGAGAAGCCTGAAAAACACTTGCCTGATAAGAAAGAGAAGGGTGGCTCGCTCAAACTCCGCATACCGATCCCGCCCACAGAAAAGGGTGCCAGTAAGGAggagctgaaaatgaaaattaaagtttcTTCCTCCGAAAGGCATAGCTCATCGGACGAGGGTAGCGGAAAGAGTAAACACTCGAGTCCCCACGTTAGCAAAGAGCataaggaaaaacacaaagaacacTCTCTAAATCGCCACCACGGTGTTGGTCATAAGCACTCCCATTCGCACGGTGGTGGCAGCGGTGGTGGCAGCAGTAAGCATAGCACTGACGGAGTCCCCCCAACTGTTTTGAGGAGTCCTGTTGGCCTGAGTAGTGATGGCAATTCCTCTAGTTCcagctcttcaagaaagaagcTGCACAGCAACGATGCTTCTCACAACCACCACTCCAAAATGAGCAAAAGTTCCAAAAGTTCAGGTAGTTCATCTAGTTCTTCCTCTGTTAAGCAGTATGTATCCTCTCACAGCTCTGTTTTTAACCTTCCCTtaccccctcctccccctgtCACATACCAGGTGGGCTACGGACATCTCAGCACCCTCGTGAAACTGGACAAGAAACCAGTGGAGAACGGTCCTGATGCCAATCACCAGTACAGTACAAACAGCCAGCATATGGACTACAAAGATACATTCGACATGCTGGATTCGCTGTTAAGTGCCCAAGGAATGAACATGTAG
- the CCNT2 gene encoding cyclin-T2 isoform X1, whose protein sequence is MEGGGEGPGAAPPPAGGAAEGGGGSVMAAAGSGAGCSARGGGGSSSTASRWFFSREQLENTPSRRCGVEADKELSYRQQAANLIQDMGQRLNVSQLTINTAIVYMHRFYMHHSFTKFNRNIISPTALFLAAKVEEQPRKLEHVIKVAHACLHLQEPQLDPKSDAYLQQAQELVILETIMLQTLGFEITIEHPHTDVVKCTQLVRASKDLAQTSYFMATNSLHLTTFCLQYKPTVIACVCIHLACKWSNWEIPVSTDGKHWWEYVDPSVTLELLDELTHEFLQILEKTPSRLKRIRNWRANQAAKKPKGDGQIPENSLLGSSLVQNSILVDTVAGVAANTSFQKPSTSFPAPVPLTSGSISVPDSHAPENLAILATGMPSTSYSLASHQEWPQHQEQTRTEQIYSQKQETLPASQYNMNFQPGTSVQLHSGVHHRPDKLAEHSTVKQEYSHKSGNKHHGQVAAPVIIPQKMSLDKYREKRKLETLELDVREHYVATPGEQQHKKHLQPQMTSSSSVTSPIKMKIPIANAEKPEKHLPDKKEKGGSLKLRIPIPPTEKGASKEELKMKIKVSSSERHSSSDEGSGKSKHSSPHVSKEHKEKHKEHSLNRHHGVGHKHSHSHGGGSGGGSSKHSTDGVPPTVLRSPVGLSSDGNSSSSSSSRKKLHSNDASHNHHSKMSKSSKSSGSSSSSSSVKQYVSSHSSVFNLPLPPPPPVTYQVGYGHLSTLVKLDKKPVENGPDANHQYSTNSQHMDYKDTFDMLDSLLSAQGMNM, encoded by the exons AtggagggcgggggggaggggccgggcgcggcgccgccgccggcgggcggggcggcggagggagggggaggaagtgTCATGGCGGCGGCGGGCTCGGGCGCGGGCTGCtcggcgcggggcggcggcggctcctcctCGACGGCGTCGCGCTGGTTCTTCAGCCGCGAGCAGCTGGAGAACACGCCCTCGCGGCGCTGCGGCGTGGAGGCCGACAAGGAGCTCTCGTACCGGCAGCAGGCGGCCAACCTCATTCAAGATATGGGCCAGCGCCTCAACGT ATCTCAGCTTACGATAAATACAGCAATTGTTTACATGCACAGGTTTTATATGCATCATTCCTTCACAAAATTTAATCGAAAT ataaTATCTCCTACAGCATTGTTTTTGGCTGCAAAAGTGGAAGAACAGCCACGGAAACTTGAACATGTTATTAAAGTAGCACATGCCTGTCTTCATCTTCAAGAGCCACAACTGGATCCAAAGAGTGAT GCATACCTTCAGCAAGCCCAAGAGCTGGTTATACTTGAAACAATAATGCTTCAGACTTTAG GTTTTGAAATTACCATTGAACATCCGCACACAGATGTTGTGAAATGTACGCAATTAGTGAGAG caAGCAAGGATTTGGCACAGACATCCTATTTCATGGCTACCAACAG CCTTCACCTTACTACATTCTGTCTTCAGTACAAGCCTACAGTGATAGCGTGTGTGTGCATTCACTTGGCCTGCAAGTGGTCCAACTGGGAGATTCCAGTATCCACTGATGGGAAACACTGGTGGGAATATGTAGATCCTTCAGTTACTCTAGAATTACTTGATG AGCTAACTCATGAGTTTCTGCAGATACTGGAGAAAACACCTAGCAGGCTCAAGAGAATTAGAAATTGGCGG GCTAATCAGGCTGCTAAGAAACCTAAAGGTGATGGACAGATACCAGAGAACTCGCTTCTTGGTTCATCTTTGGTCCAGAATTCCATTTTGGTGGATACAGTCGCTGGTGTAGCTGCAAACACAAGTTTCCAAAAACCATCCACATCATTTCCTGCACCGGTACCTCTGACCTCAGGAAGTATTTCTGTTCCAGACAGTCATGCACCTGAAAATTTGGCAATACTAGCTACAGGAATGCCAAGTACCTCATACAGTTTGGCATCACACCAGGAATGGCCTCAGCATCAAGAACAAACAAGGACAGAACAAATATACTCTCAAAAACAGGAGACGTTACCTGCTAGTCAGTACAATATGAACTTCCAGCCAGGGACGTCCGTACAGTTGCACTCTGGAGTACATCACAGACCTGACAAACTGGCTGAGCATTCTACTGTCAAACAAGAATATTCTCATAAGTCAGGAAACAAACACCATGGACAAGTTGCTGCTCCTGTAATAATTCCTCAAAAAATGTCTTTGGATAAATACAGAGAGAAGCGCAAACTAGAAACCCTTGAACTGGATGTGAGAGAACACTACGTAGCAACCCCAGGCGAACAGCAGCATAAAAAACACCTGCAGCCACAGATGACCAGCAGTTCTTCTGTTACGTCTCcgattaaaatgaaaattcctATTGCAAACGCAGAGAAGCCTGAAAAACACTTGCCTGATAAGAAAGAGAAGGGTGGCTCGCTCAAACTCCGCATACCGATCCCGCCCACAGAAAAGGGTGCCAGTAAGGAggagctgaaaatgaaaattaaagtttcTTCCTCCGAAAGGCATAGCTCATCGGACGAGGGTAGCGGAAAGAGTAAACACTCGAGTCCCCACGTTAGCAAAGAGCataaggaaaaacacaaagaacacTCTCTAAATCGCCACCACGGTGTTGGTCATAAGCACTCCCATTCGCACGGTGGTGGCAGCGGTGGTGGCAGCAGTAAGCATAGCACTGACGGAGTCCCCCCAACTGTTTTGAGGAGTCCTGTTGGCCTGAGTAGTGATGGCAATTCCTCTAGTTCcagctcttcaagaaagaagcTGCACAGCAACGATGCTTCTCACAACCACCACTCCAAAATGAGCAAAAGTTCCAAAAGTTCAGGTAGTTCATCTAGTTCTTCCTCTGTTAAGCAGTATGTATCCTCTCACAGCTCTGTTTTTAACCTTCCCTtaccccctcctccccctgtCACATACCAGGTGGGCTACGGACATCTCAGCACCCTCGTGAAACTGGACAAGAAACCAGTGGAGAACGGTCCTGATGCCAATCACCAGTACAGTACAAACAGCCAGCATATGGACTACAAAGATACATTCGACATGCTGGATTCGCTGTTAAGTGCCCAAGGAATGAACATGTAG
- the CCNT2 gene encoding cyclin-T2 isoform X3 — MATNSLHLTTFCLQYKPTVIACVCIHLACKWSNWEIPVSTDGKHWWEYVDPSVTLELLDELTHEFLQILEKTPSRLKRIRNWRANQAAKKPKGDGQIPENSLLGSSLVQNSILVDTVAGVAANTSFQKPSTSFPAPVPLTSGSISVPDSHAPENLAILATGMPSTSYSLASHQEWPQHQEQTRTEQIYSQKQETLPASQYNMNFQPGTSVQLHSGVHHRPDKLAEHSTVKQEYSHKSGNKHHGQVAAPVIIPQKMSLDKYREKRKLETLELDVREHYVATPGEQQHKKHLQPQMTSSSSVTSPIKMKIPIANAEKPEKHLPDKKEKGGSLKLRIPIPPTEKGASKEELKMKIKVSSSERHSSSDEGSGKSKHSSPHVSKEHKEKHKEHSLNRHHGVGHKHSHSHGGGSGGGSSKHSTDGVPPTVLRSPVGLSSDGNSSSSSSSRKKLHSNDASHNHHSKMSKSSKSSGSSSSSSSVKQYVSSHSSVFNLPLPPPPPVTYQVGYGHLSTLVKLDKKPVENGPDANHQYSTNSQHMDYKDTFDMLDSLLSAQGMNM; from the exons ATGGCTACCAACAG CCTTCACCTTACTACATTCTGTCTTCAGTACAAGCCTACAGTGATAGCGTGTGTGTGCATTCACTTGGCCTGCAAGTGGTCCAACTGGGAGATTCCAGTATCCACTGATGGGAAACACTGGTGGGAATATGTAGATCCTTCAGTTACTCTAGAATTACTTGATG AGCTAACTCATGAGTTTCTGCAGATACTGGAGAAAACACCTAGCAGGCTCAAGAGAATTAGAAATTGGCGG GCTAATCAGGCTGCTAAGAAACCTAAAGGTGATGGACAGATACCAGAGAACTCGCTTCTTGGTTCATCTTTGGTCCAGAATTCCATTTTGGTGGATACAGTCGCTGGTGTAGCTGCAAACACAAGTTTCCAAAAACCATCCACATCATTTCCTGCACCGGTACCTCTGACCTCAGGAAGTATTTCTGTTCCAGACAGTCATGCACCTGAAAATTTGGCAATACTAGCTACAGGAATGCCAAGTACCTCATACAGTTTGGCATCACACCAGGAATGGCCTCAGCATCAAGAACAAACAAGGACAGAACAAATATACTCTCAAAAACAGGAGACGTTACCTGCTAGTCAGTACAATATGAACTTCCAGCCAGGGACGTCCGTACAGTTGCACTCTGGAGTACATCACAGACCTGACAAACTGGCTGAGCATTCTACTGTCAAACAAGAATATTCTCATAAGTCAGGAAACAAACACCATGGACAAGTTGCTGCTCCTGTAATAATTCCTCAAAAAATGTCTTTGGATAAATACAGAGAGAAGCGCAAACTAGAAACCCTTGAACTGGATGTGAGAGAACACTACGTAGCAACCCCAGGCGAACAGCAGCATAAAAAACACCTGCAGCCACAGATGACCAGCAGTTCTTCTGTTACGTCTCcgattaaaatgaaaattcctATTGCAAACGCAGAGAAGCCTGAAAAACACTTGCCTGATAAGAAAGAGAAGGGTGGCTCGCTCAAACTCCGCATACCGATCCCGCCCACAGAAAAGGGTGCCAGTAAGGAggagctgaaaatgaaaattaaagtttcTTCCTCCGAAAGGCATAGCTCATCGGACGAGGGTAGCGGAAAGAGTAAACACTCGAGTCCCCACGTTAGCAAAGAGCataaggaaaaacacaaagaacacTCTCTAAATCGCCACCACGGTGTTGGTCATAAGCACTCCCATTCGCACGGTGGTGGCAGCGGTGGTGGCAGCAGTAAGCATAGCACTGACGGAGTCCCCCCAACTGTTTTGAGGAGTCCTGTTGGCCTGAGTAGTGATGGCAATTCCTCTAGTTCcagctcttcaagaaagaagcTGCACAGCAACGATGCTTCTCACAACCACCACTCCAAAATGAGCAAAAGTTCCAAAAGTTCAGGTAGTTCATCTAGTTCTTCCTCTGTTAAGCAGTATGTATCCTCTCACAGCTCTGTTTTTAACCTTCCCTtaccccctcctccccctgtCACATACCAGGTGGGCTACGGACATCTCAGCACCCTCGTGAAACTGGACAAGAAACCAGTGGAGAACGGTCCTGATGCCAATCACCAGTACAGTACAAACAGCCAGCATATGGACTACAAAGATACATTCGACATGCTGGATTCGCTGTTAAGTGCCCAAGGAATGAACATGTAG
- the CCNT2 gene encoding cyclin-T2 isoform X4: MGQRLNVSQLTINTAIVYMHRFYMHHSFTKFNRNIISPTALFLAAKVEEQPRKLEHVIKVAHACLHLQEPQLDPKSDAYLQQAQELVILETIMLQTLGFEITIEHPHTDVVKCTQLVRASKDLAQTSYFMATNSLHLTTFCLQYKPTVIACVCIHLACKWSNWEIPVSTDGKHWWEYVDPSVTLELLDELTHEFLQILEKTPSRLKRIRNWRANQAAKKPKGDGQIPENSLLGSSLVQNSILVDTVAGVAANTSFQKPSTSFPAPVPLTSGSISVPDSHAPENLAILATGMPSTSYSLASHQEWPQHQEQTRTEQIYSQKQETLPASQYNMNFQPGTSVQLHSGVHHRPDKLAEHSTVKQEYSHKSGNKHHGQVAAPVIIPQKMSLDKYREKRKLETLELDVREHYVATPGEQQHKKHLQPQMTSSSSVTSPIKMKIPIANAEKPEKHLPDKKEKGGSLKLRIPIPPTEKGASKEELKMKIKVSSSERHSSSDEGSGKSKHSSPHVSKEHKEKHKEHSLNRHHGVGHKHSHSHGGGSGGGSSKHSTDGVPPTVLRSPVGLSSDGNSSSSSSSRKKLHSNDASHNHHSKMSKSSKSSGGLRTSQHPRETGQETSGERS; encoded by the exons ATGGGCCAGCGCCTCAACGT ATCTCAGCTTACGATAAATACAGCAATTGTTTACATGCACAGGTTTTATATGCATCATTCCTTCACAAAATTTAATCGAAAT ataaTATCTCCTACAGCATTGTTTTTGGCTGCAAAAGTGGAAGAACAGCCACGGAAACTTGAACATGTTATTAAAGTAGCACATGCCTGTCTTCATCTTCAAGAGCCACAACTGGATCCAAAGAGTGAT GCATACCTTCAGCAAGCCCAAGAGCTGGTTATACTTGAAACAATAATGCTTCAGACTTTAG GTTTTGAAATTACCATTGAACATCCGCACACAGATGTTGTGAAATGTACGCAATTAGTGAGAG caAGCAAGGATTTGGCACAGACATCCTATTTCATGGCTACCAACAG CCTTCACCTTACTACATTCTGTCTTCAGTACAAGCCTACAGTGATAGCGTGTGTGTGCATTCACTTGGCCTGCAAGTGGTCCAACTGGGAGATTCCAGTATCCACTGATGGGAAACACTGGTGGGAATATGTAGATCCTTCAGTTACTCTAGAATTACTTGATG AGCTAACTCATGAGTTTCTGCAGATACTGGAGAAAACACCTAGCAGGCTCAAGAGAATTAGAAATTGGCGG GCTAATCAGGCTGCTAAGAAACCTAAAGGTGATGGACAGATACCAGAGAACTCGCTTCTTGGTTCATCTTTGGTCCAGAATTCCATTTTGGTGGATACAGTCGCTGGTGTAGCTGCAAACACAAGTTTCCAAAAACCATCCACATCATTTCCTGCACCGGTACCTCTGACCTCAGGAAGTATTTCTGTTCCAGACAGTCATGCACCTGAAAATTTGGCAATACTAGCTACAGGAATGCCAAGTACCTCATACAGTTTGGCATCACACCAGGAATGGCCTCAGCATCAAGAACAAACAAGGACAGAACAAATATACTCTCAAAAACAGGAGACGTTACCTGCTAGTCAGTACAATATGAACTTCCAGCCAGGGACGTCCGTACAGTTGCACTCTGGAGTACATCACAGACCTGACAAACTGGCTGAGCATTCTACTGTCAAACAAGAATATTCTCATAAGTCAGGAAACAAACACCATGGACAAGTTGCTGCTCCTGTAATAATTCCTCAAAAAATGTCTTTGGATAAATACAGAGAGAAGCGCAAACTAGAAACCCTTGAACTGGATGTGAGAGAACACTACGTAGCAACCCCAGGCGAACAGCAGCATAAAAAACACCTGCAGCCACAGATGACCAGCAGTTCTTCTGTTACGTCTCcgattaaaatgaaaattcctATTGCAAACGCAGAGAAGCCTGAAAAACACTTGCCTGATAAGAAAGAGAAGGGTGGCTCGCTCAAACTCCGCATACCGATCCCGCCCACAGAAAAGGGTGCCAGTAAGGAggagctgaaaatgaaaattaaagtttcTTCCTCCGAAAGGCATAGCTCATCGGACGAGGGTAGCGGAAAGAGTAAACACTCGAGTCCCCACGTTAGCAAAGAGCataaggaaaaacacaaagaacacTCTCTAAATCGCCACCACGGTGTTGGTCATAAGCACTCCCATTCGCACGGTGGTGGCAGCGGTGGTGGCAGCAGTAAGCATAGCACTGACGGAGTCCCCCCAACTGTTTTGAGGAGTCCTGTTGGCCTGAGTAGTGATGGCAATTCCTCTAGTTCcagctcttcaagaaagaagcTGCACAGCAACGATGCTTCTCACAACCACCACTCCAAAATGAGCAAAAGTTCCAAAAGTTCAG GTGGGCTACGGACATCTCAGCACCCTCGTGAAACTGGACAAGAAACCAGTGGAGAACGGTCCTGA